The following are encoded together in the Pan troglodytes isolate AG18354 chromosome 6, NHGRI_mPanTro3-v2.0_pri, whole genome shotgun sequence genome:
- the LOC112209769 gene encoding uncharacterized protein LOC112209769, which yields MSLNCGQMWLLAPRGLARVTLAWSPWGCLGNLTTGHLALLTQNCYNPKALAPQGPKASGDQPVAQLLPANPACRRTCLPLQETFLTPVLHLPGRQQWRYAASPGPRGAAALGPWQQEGPSVERPCPPSAPGWFSRCLLTSTWQLHSCGLGPCELPCGLVGCQDNEILQHVWLTNLFLQK from the exons ATGTCTCTAAACTGCGGTCAGATGTGGCTTCTGGCTCCTCGGGGCCTCGCGAGGGTCACGCTTGCCTGGTCACCCTGGGGCTGCTTAGGAAACCTCACGACTGGTCACCTTGCACTCCTCACACAGAATTGCTACAATCCCAAAGCGCTCGCCCCGCAGGGTCCAAAGGCCAGCGGTGACCAGCCTGTCGCCCAGCTCCTCCCCGCCAACCCTGCCTGCCGCCGCACCTGCCTGCCGCTGCAGGAAACATTTCTGACACC CGTCCTCCATCTTCCAGGACGGCAGCAATGGCGCTATGCGGCCTCACCAGGCCCACGAGGAGCAGCAGCGCTCGGCccgtggcagcaggagggccCCTCTGTGGAGCGCCCA TGCCCGCCGTCTGCTCCGGGGTGGTTCAGTCGCTGCTTGTTGACATCAACATGGCAATTGCACTCATGTGGACTGGGACCGTGCGAGCTGCCGTGTGGGTTAGTCGGGTGCCAGGACAATGAAATACTCCAGCACGTGTGGCTGACGAATTTGTTTCTACAGAAATAA
- the GPER1 gene encoding G-protein coupled estrogen receptor 1, whose translation MDVTSQARGVGLEMYPGTAQPAAPNTTSPELNLSHPLLGTALANGTGELSEHQQYVIGLFLSCLYTIFLFPIGFVGNILILVVNISFREKMTIPDLYFINLAVADLILVADSLIEVFNLHERYYDIAVLCTFMSLFLQVNMYSSVFFLTWMSFDRYIALARAMRCSLFRTKHHARLSCGLIWMASVSATLVPFTAVHLQHTDEACFCFADVREVQWLEVTLGFIVPFAIIGLCYSLIVRVLVRAHRHRGLRPRRQKALRMILAVVLVFFVCWLPENVFISVHLLQRTQPGAAPCKQSFRHAHPLTGHIVNLAAFSNSCLNPLIYSFLGETFRDKLRLYIEQKTNLPALNRFCHAALKAVIPDSTEQSDVRFSSAV comes from the coding sequence ATGGATGTGACTTCCCAAGCCCGGGGCGTGGGCCTGGAGATGTACCCGGGCACCGCGCAGCCTGCGGCCCCCAACACCACCTCCCCCGAGCTCAACCTGTCCCACCCGCTCCTGGGCACCGCCCTGGCCAATGGGACAGGTGAGCTCTCAGAGCACCAGCAGTACGTGATCGGCCTGTTCCTCTCGTGCCTCTACACCATCTTCCTCTTCCCCATCGGCTTTGTGGGCAACATCCTGATCCTGGTGGTGAACATCAGCTTCCGCGAGAAGATGACCATCCCCGACCTGTACTTCATCAACCTGGCGGTGGCGGACCTCATCCTGGTGGCCGACTCCCTCATCGAGGTGTTCAACCTGCACGAGCGGTACTACGACATCGCCGTCCTGTGCACCTTCATGTCGCTCTTCCTGCAGGTCAACATGTACAGCAGCGTCTTCTTCCTCACCTGGATGAGCTTCGACCGCTACATCGCCCTGGCCAGGGCCATGCGCTGCAGCCTGTTCCGCACcaagcaccacgcccggctgagctGCGGCCTCATCTGGATGGCATCCGTGTCGGCCACGCTGGTGCCCTTCACCGCCGTGCACCTGCAGCACACCGACGAGGCCTGCTTCTGTTTCGCGGATGTCCGGGAGGTGCAGTGGCTCGAGGTCACGCTGGGCTTCATCGTGCCCTTCGCCATCATCGGCCTGTGCTACTCCCTCATCGTCCGGGTGCTGGTCAGGGCGCACCGGCACCGCGGGCTGCGGCCCCGGCGGCAGAAGGCGCTCCGCATGATCCTCGCGGTGGTGCTGGTCTTCTTCGTCTGCTGGCTGCCGGAGAACGTCTTCATCAGCGTGCACCTCCTGCAGCGGACGCAGCCTGGGGCCGCTCCCTGCAAGCAGTCTTTCCGCCATGCCCACCCCCTCACGGGCCACATTGTCAACCTCGCCGCCTTCTCCAACAGCTGCCTAAACCCCCTCATCTACAGCTTTCTCGGGGAGACCTTCAGGGACAAGCTGAGGCTGTACATTGAGCAGAAAACAAATTTGCCGGCCCTGAACCGCTTCTGTCACGCTGCCCTGAAGGCCGTCATTCCAGACAGCACCGAGCAGTCGGATGTGAGGTTCAGCAGTGCCGTGTAG